A region from the Arachis ipaensis cultivar K30076 chromosome B01, Araip1.1, whole genome shotgun sequence genome encodes:
- the LOC107611234 gene encoding protein FAR1-RELATED SEQUENCE 5-like, producing MNKHLSLVITDGDNAMKSAIEEVFPNATHRLCAWHLYKNVVSHIKDPEFREEFKKCLYAKFECDEFEEYWHDMVERFNLMGNDWVEKQYRRKEQWATAYLSSKFCVGFRTTSRCEGINSFIKSFVDSRDSILALVQNLERALRDYRKNEIVAEFKIINGEYVPTTGLYSLERCAASVYTREIFWKILEEIKSVAALDIVWFGSRSTTSEYKIIKYGRPDHE from the coding sequence ATGAATAAGCATCTGAGTCTTGTCATAACGGATGGTGATAATGCCATGAAGAGTGCAATTGAAGAAGTTTTTCCAAATGCTACCCATAGATTGTGTGCTTGGCATTTGTATAAAAATGTAGTATCTCATATCAAGGACCCAGAATTTCGTGAGGAATTCAAAAAATGCTTGTATGCCAAATTTGAATGTGATGAATTTGAAGAGTATTGGCATGACATGGTTGAAAGGTTTAATCTTATGGGAAACGACTGGGTAGAGAAACAATATAGAAGGAAAGAACAATGGGCTACTGCTTATTTGAGTAGCAAATTTTGCGTTGGATTTAGAACTACATCCAGATGTGAAGGCATAAATTCTTTCATTAAAAGCTTTGTTGACTCAAGGGATAGTATACTTGCATTGGTGCAAAACCTAGAACGTGCTTTAAGGGACTACAGAAAGAATGAGATTGTTGCtgaattcaaaataataaatggAGAATATGTGCCCACAACAGGTTTATATTCTCTTGAGCGTTGTGCTGCGTCAGTGTATACTAGGGAGATATTTTGGAAAATATTAGAAGAGATTAAAAGTGTGGCAGCTTTGGATATTGTGTGGTTTGGTAGTCGTTCAACAACTTCAGAGTACAAGATCATCAAGTATGGAAGACCTGATCATGAGTAA
- the LOC110271996 gene encoding uncharacterized protein LOC110271996: MTEEKKTIVRDLGFGGLMHIPPLRVHHQVLRELANNFKLGENRLEIGYGSFKITPRKIGHALGINATGDLFPQKVDYKKLFEDDKVIFRRFQGKTLKSLTDEMMDIGVGNEEDRLMFKRIFILYIQMTFLLPMTINKISPVHLAPIFEMDSITERNWGGHVLTFIIKGITDYKEKKNKAIDGCLFALMIIYFHLSKNKGKKRAERPPKLWIANWRKEQLVERMNAETEEILVSEHNMLGVFYLSECC, encoded by the exons ATGACTGAGGAGAAGAAAACGATTGTGAGGGATTTGGGATTCGGTGGcttgatgcacatcccaccactaagggtgcatcaccaagTGTTAAGGGAGCTGGCTAACAACTTCAAATTGGGGGAGAACAGACTGGAAATCGGATACGGTTCTTTTAAAATAACCCCAAGAAAAATAGGTCatgcgcttggcatcaacgcaacag gagatctatttcctcaGAAAGTCGATTATAAGAAACTTTTTGAGGATGACAAAgtaatttttagaagattccagggtaagaccctcaaaagtcttacagatgagatgatggatattggcgttggtaacgaagaggatcgcctaatgttcaagaggattttcatcctctatatacagatgaCGTTCCTTTTGCCAAtgacaataaacaaaatctcgcCTGTACACCTGGCCCCAATTTTTGAGATGGACAGCATAACGGAGCGAAACTGGGGAGGGCATGTTTTGACCTTTATCATCAAGGGCATAACCGACTACAAGGAGAAAAAGAAtaaggcaattgatggctgcctctttgccctgatgataatatactttcatctttctaaaaataaaggcaagaagagggctgaaagaccGCCAAAACtctggattgccaactggaggAAGGAGCAGTTGGTCGAAAGAATGAATGCAGAAACAGAGGAAATTTTGGTAAGTGAACATAATatgttgggtgtattttatttatcTGAATGCTGCTAA